GACCGCGCCGGGCCGGGGCCGGGGGCCATGCGCCCCCACGCACAGCGGACTTCCTGTTCGGCCAGACGAAGTTCGTCCGCCCCTACAGCGGCTGACGGCACGCGACACGCGCGGGACGACAGGCCGGTACGGGATCACCGTGCCGGCCTGTTGACGTTCCGCCGGGCGTGGCGCAACTCCCGTTAGTCAGAAGGGGTTGTCGGGCCGCCGACTGCGTTCGGACCGCCCGCTCATCGACCACGCTGTGTATGTAGACGGATACCCACAGTACGGAAGGTGCGTGTCATGCAGGAGCGGCTGCGGGCGGCGGAGCAGACGGTGGAACGGCTGCGGGAGGAACTGCTCAGGGCGGGCGTGGTCCTGCCGTCGCTCCGGGTCGACCTGGTGACGGTGACGAGCGAGGCCCCGTACCCCCTGGTGGAGCTGGGCCGCTGCAACCTCGACACGGCGGCCCGCCTGGCGACGGCACTGGAGGGGGCGGCGCGGGAGTGAGGGGGTGCGCGATACGGCGGGTGGGCGGAGCGGTGGCAGGAGACGAGGCCCCTGCCACCGCGGCAGCGATGCAGGGGCCTCCGCGGCTTCACAGGCGGAGGTTCAACTCCTCCTGGACATACTGCGGTGAGAGGCCGAAACGTGCCCCGGCGGAGGCCAGAGCATCAACGGTCTCCCTGCCCACCGGCACGCAGTAGGACTTCAGGGCGCGCAGGAACAGGCGATATCCGAGGCCTGGGCACACGTCACCGGTCACCTGTTCAAGAGCCGGCACGAGACCGGTGAGCGGCAGCGGATAGGCATGGCGCTCCGCCTCGAAGGCCAGGCGTGGCCCTACCGTATGAATCACCCCGAGAACGGCCCGGCGGCCTGCCTCGTCCCTCACCGGCCGCGCGGTCGGCAGCACCAGGCCGGGATCAGTGCGGCGGGCTGCGGTGAGCCATGCCTCCTCCAGTCGTCCCAGCCAGTCGCGGGCGCTGACGCCGTCCCGCACGGGGTCGAAGATGTGGTCGGTGGCGCCGAGCCACACCGTACGAATGGCCTCGTCCGACAGCGGGGAGTCCCGGAGCAGTCGGACGTCCTGCCACAGAGCAAGCGACGCCTCGGTGCCGAAGGCGGCGACCGACCGATCCGCGATACGGGCCGTGGCGGCGACCGGGCCTTCCTCGGCCAGGCAGTCGAGTTCGGCCACGGGCAGTTCCTCCGCGGCGTCGCACTGCGCGGCCATCCACGACAGGCCGATGTCCCTTGCCATGGTCAGCCCTCCAGGTATGCGGTGTAAACAACATACTTGGACGGCTTGTGCTTGCCTGCGTACCTCAGCTTGATGACGACGGTGTTCCCGGCCGGTACCTTCTGCGGACCGTTCGCCACCCACTTGTACCCGAGCGAGCTCTGGCCGGCGAGCGTCATGCGGACGGTGAGAAGGTGCTTGCCCGGATCGAAGATGACCTTCTTGCCGATCCGCCGGGGCTCGTCCGTGAGCCATTTCTGCATCTTCTTGGCGTTGCCCGGCTGCTTGATCCATTCCCGCATGGCCTCGTCCACGGCACGTGCGGCGGTCGCCTCGTCGAGCCACCTGGTGGCCACGCCGCCCTTGGCGGCGAGAGCCTTGGCGGCCATCTGCTGATCGGGGATTCGCACGTGCTGTTCCAGCGTGTGGGCGCCCTCGATGCCCTCGTCGGCGATGATGTCGGTGCAGTTGTGGACGAGGACGTCACGCGGGCGGGTGCCCTCGGTGCGCACGTAGAAGGTGTGCGGGCCGCCGACGGTCAGGTCGAACACCTCGCGCGGCGGCAGTCCGTCCCGGTCGCGCAGCGCTGTCACGGCGTGGAGCGTGCCGTCGGGGGTGCGCAGCCTGTCGCCGGTGCGCAGCTCCGAGACTCGCGTCCAGCCACGTCCGTCCACGTGGAAGAGGTGGCCAGCCGTGCTGGTCAGGCGCCCGTCGGCCAGGGTGATGTCCACCAGTCGACGTGTCGGGTGCCGGAACGTGTCCGTCACCGGGTGCGCGGTCGGCTTGCCCTTCCCGGCGTCGCCGGCGAGCAGCCGGTCCCCCACGCGGACATCGCGGATCGCTTTGTGGGAACCGTCCGCCATCAGCACTCGGGTGTCCCCCGGGAAGCTGTTGACCTTGCAGGCGGTCACCACGTCCTCGTACGCGTTGACGGTCCCCTGGATCGTCGCGAGGGTCGCCGGGTCCAGGTCGAGGGCCTTCAGCGCGTTGAACGCGTCGCGGATGCCGACGCCCGTGTGCATGGCGGCGTCCAGGGCGCGGATGGCTTCCGCGACCTTGGCGAAGGCCTTGCCGGGGATGAAGTTGCTCGCGGCCCAGGCGCAGCCGCTCGCGCTTCCCCGCCAGCAGTCCACGAAGTCCTGGACCAGGACAGCCTTCAGGATCTGGTAGACGACCGTCTGCTTGATCAGGTCCAGCTTGCTGAAGTACTGGGTGACGTCCTTGGTCAGGCCCTTGAAGGTCTCCGTGCCCAGCGGCACCGTGTCCTCGGACGGGCAGCCGGAGGCGCTGGCGGGCACGTCCGGGTTGGCGCACAGGAAGAAGTCGACCTTCGCGAAGAAGCGCTCGCTTGTCCAGCCGATCAGGCCGGTCTGCTCGTGGAAGGTCGGACGGTCGTCGCTCGGCCACGTCCCCGGAGGGGATCGGAAGTCGATGTCGCCGATGCCGCCCGGCTTTTCCAGCCCTCGCAGCGGCTGCTCCCAGACTTCTCTCTGGGCGCGCAGGGCGCTCGCTGAGCGCTCGTCGGCCTCACGGTCCTGCTCGAAGGCCACGGCGAGTGGTGTCTTGTCCCAGTACTCGCGGTTGGCAAGGACGCGCAGCCTTTCCGGCGGCTGGTTGAGGCCGTCCTGGGCGATGGCGCCCGTGGCCTGCCCGCCGAACCGCAGCACCTCGGACGTCAGGCACTGGTCCAGCCTGAGGTACTCCTCCGGGGTCGTCCGGAACCAGTCGCCTAGTTGGCGGGTACGGCGCGCGGTGCGGATTCCCTCACCAGCGCATGCGCCGGGGGAGCTATGCCGCCCAGCAGGGCGAGCGCCGTCACCGATGTGACGGCGGGTGCGAG
This genomic window from Streptomyces thermolilacinus SPC6 contains:
- a CDS encoding polymorphic toxin-type HINT domain-containing protein, with the translated sequence MLRFGGQATGAIAQDGLNQPPERLRVLANREYWDKTPLAVAFEQDREADERSASALRAQREVWEQPLRGLEKPGGIGDIDFRSPPGTWPSDDRPTFHEQTGLIGWTSERFFAKVDFFLCANPDVPASASGCPSEDTVPLGTETFKGLTKDVTQYFSKLDLIKQTVVYQILKAVLVQDFVDCWRGSASGCAWAASNFIPGKAFAKVAEAIRALDAAMHTGVGIRDAFNALKALDLDPATLATIQGTVNAYEDVVTACKVNSFPGDTRVLMADGSHKAIRDVRVGDRLLAGDAGKGKPTAHPVTDTFRHPTRRLVDITLADGRLTSTAGHLFHVDGRGWTRVSELRTGDRLRTPDGTLHAVTALRDRDGLPPREVFDLTVGGPHTFYVRTEGTRPRDVLVHNCTDIIADEGIEGAHTLEQHVRIPDQQMAAKALAAKGGVATRWLDEATAARAVDEAMREWIKQPGNAKKMQKWLTDEPRRIGKKVIFDPGKHLLTVRMTLAGQSSLGYKWVANGPQKVPAGNTVVIKLRYAGKHKPSKYVVYTAYLEG